The window CATCAACCAGGGCAAGCTCGAAGGGCTGATCCGCGAGATGGCGGAGGCAGGGACCACGGTTATCTTCTCGACCCACGTCATCCACCATGCAGAACGCCTGTGCGACGACGTGGCGATCATCGCCGGGGGCAAGGTGCCCTATGCCGGCTCGGTCGACGTCGCGCGCGATCGCATTCCCGCTCAGGTCAGGCTCGAGACAGCGAATGGCGAGGGCGAATGGCGCGGCGCGCTGCCCGACAACGCCCGTCACGACAAGAAGGCCCACGGGGGGCATTTCTGGTACTTCCCGGTCCCCGACAGCGGCATCGAAGTGCTGCTCAAGCGGCTGATCGATGGCGGTGCGGGCATATTGTCGCTTTCGATCGAGCGGGCCGGCCTGCACGACGCTTTCGTCGAAATCGCCGGCGAGGCCGCAGCGCGCGCACTCGACGAGGATGCAGCAGGGGAGATCGCATAATGGCCGATGCAAGCCGTCTTCCGCTGTGGCGCGCAGCCATGGTCATCGCCCGCCGCGATTTCCGCGCGATCCTGTTTTCCAAGGCCTTCCTGTTCTTCCTGCTCGGCCCGATCTTCTTCGGGGCGATCAGCGTGATGGCTGGCGCGCTCGGTGCAAAGGCGGCGGAAAGCGCCGACCCTCCGCGCCTCGCGGTAGTCCTGATCGAGGAGGAAGGCGCCGCCTTCGCCGCCGCTCATGCTCGGCTGGAGGATGCGGTCTCGCTGCCGGAAATCGCAGTGGTCGGGGCGGACGAACTTCGCGAGGCCGACCGCCTGCTTTCTGACACATCGCGCAATTTCGGCGCGGTGCTGACCGGCACGCTCGAAGCGCCCGAACTGTCGGGCACGCAGGAACGGATCGACCGCTGGCGCGGGCAGGTAGCCTTGCTCGCCGCCGAAGCCCGGGGCGGCCAGACCGCGGAATTGCCGCAGGTTGCACTGAAGCCCACGGCCACCAGCGTCGCCACCATTCGCAGCGCCCAAACGGCCACTGCGACCGGAGCCATCACGCTGCTGTTCCTCCTTACGATGCTGCTCGCTGGCATGGTGCTGTCGAACCTGGTCGAGGAGAAAGCCAACAAGATTATCGAAATCCTCGCCGCCGCCATCCCGATGGATGCCGTGTTCTACGGCAAGCTGTTCGCCATGCTCGGCGTCAGCTTCGTGGGCATCGCGGTGTGGGGCGGTCTCGCCGGCACGATCCTGTGGCTCGGCAGTTCGGCGCTCGGACCTGTTCCGACGCCTGCGGTGGGATGGCCGCTGTTCGTGGTCCTTTTCGTGACCTATTTCGCCACCGCTTACCTGCTGATTGGCTCGGTCTTCCTCACCATCGGTTCGATGGCGCCGACCGTGCGCGATGTGCAGACGCTCTCGATGCCGGCAACCATCCTCCAGCTCGCGGTCTTCTTCCTCGCGACCTACGCGCTGAGCGATGCAGGCTCGCCGGTCGAGCTCTTCGCCGTAATCTTCCCCGTGTCCTCGCCCTACGCGATGGTGGCGCGCGCGGCGCAGTCACCCGTACTTTGGACGCATCTTGCCGCAATCGCGTGGCAACTGCTGTGGGTCGGCATTTTCGTGAAGGTCGGCTCGGGCCTGTTCCGTAAGCTGGTCATGAAATCGGGAGCCGGCGGAAAGACGAAAAAGGCATGGTTCGGCATCGGGCGAGCGGCCAGGGGCTGACTTCGTCGCATCGGTGCAATCCCACGGCAACGGCGACCATTAGGTTCCTTTTTGCAACTCGCTATTGACACGAGTGTCA of the Qipengyuania gaetbuli genome contains:
- a CDS encoding ABC transporter permease, whose protein sequence is MADASRLPLWRAAMVIARRDFRAILFSKAFLFFLLGPIFFGAISVMAGALGAKAAESADPPRLAVVLIEEEGAAFAAAHARLEDAVSLPEIAVVGADELREADRLLSDTSRNFGAVLTGTLEAPELSGTQERIDRWRGQVALLAAEARGGQTAELPQVALKPTATSVATIRSAQTATATGAITLLFLLTMLLAGMVLSNLVEEKANKIIEILAAAIPMDAVFYGKLFAMLGVSFVGIAVWGGLAGTILWLGSSALGPVPTPAVGWPLFVVLFVTYFATAYLLIGSVFLTIGSMAPTVRDVQTLSMPATILQLAVFFLATYALSDAGSPVELFAVIFPVSSPYAMVARAAQSPVLWTHLAAIAWQLLWVGIFVKVGSGLFRKLVMKSGAGGKTKKAWFGIGRAARG